The genomic region CCGGGTTCCCCACGGGCCTCAAGTGGTCATTCCTCCCGCCCGACGATGGGAAACCACGCTACCTCGTGGTCAACGCCGACGAATCCGAGCCCGGCACCTGCAAAGACATGCCGCTGCTCATGGCGAACCCCCACGTCCTCATCGAAGGAATGGCAATTACAGCACGCGCAATTCGCTGCGAACACGCATTTATCTACCTGCGTGGCGAAGTGGCGCACGTCTACCGCCGCCTGCTCGCCGCGGTGCGGGAAGCAGAAGAAGCTGGTTACCTGGGGGAGAACCTGGGGCCAAACAAAGACCAAACCCTGCGCATCACCGCGCACGCCGGTGCGGGCGCCTACATCTGCGGTGAAGAAACCGCGTTGCTCGACTCGCTCGAAGGCCGGCGCGGACACCCGCGGTTGAAACCACCATTCCCCGCTGTCGCGGGCCTCTACGCCCGCCCCACCGTGGTGAACAACGTGGAATCAATCTCGCAAGTAGCGGGCATATTCCGCCACGAAACCGGCTGGTTCAAGTCAATGGGCACAGAAAAATCTTCTGGACACGGCCTGTTCTCCATCTCCGGACACGTGAACAACCCCGGCCAGTTCGAAGCCCCATTCGGGATCACTATGCGGCAACTACTAGAAATGGCAGGCGGAGTTCGCGACGGGCACAAACTCAAGTTCTGGACCCCCGGTGGGTCATCGACCCCACTGTTCACCGAAGAACACCTAGACGTGCCTTTGGACTACGAATCAGTGGTTGAAGCCGGCTCCATGCTCGCCACCCGCGCGCTGCAAGTATTTGACGAAACCACCTCCGTGGTTCGCGTCATCACCCGGTGGACGGAGTTCTACCAGCACGAATCGTGCGGTAAATGCACTCCGTGCCGCGAAGGTACGTACTGGATGAAGCAGATCATGCTGCGACTAGAACAAGGCCAGGGCGAACCTGGTGACATTGACCTATTGTACGAAATCGCCGGAAACATCGCCGGCCGGTCTTTCTGCGCACTAGGGGACGCAGCCGCAACCCCGGTACGCAGCGGCATTGACCATTTCCGCGAAGAATTCGAAGCGGGCATGCACACGCCGGCG from Gleimia hominis harbors:
- the nuoF gene encoding NADH-quinone oxidoreductase subunit NuoF, whose product is MSAVSFSKPGTLTPVVTEGWGEDRSWTLESYRSRGGYSGLEKAMRMEPSDITELVKNSGLRGRGGAGFPTGLKWSFLPPDDGKPRYLVVNADESEPGTCKDMPLLMANPHVLIEGMAITARAIRCEHAFIYLRGEVAHVYRRLLAAVREAEEAGYLGENLGPNKDQTLRITAHAGAGAYICGEETALLDSLEGRRGHPRLKPPFPAVAGLYARPTVVNNVESISQVAGIFRHETGWFKSMGTEKSSGHGLFSISGHVNNPGQFEAPFGITMRQLLEMAGGVRDGHKLKFWTPGGSSTPLFTEEHLDVPLDYESVVEAGSMLATRALQVFDETTSVVRVITRWTEFYQHESCGKCTPCREGTYWMKQIMLRLEQGQGEPGDIDLLYEIAGNIAGRSFCALGDAAATPVRSGIDHFREEFEAGMHTPAREMFPYEASAVFKQGGER